The following proteins are co-located in the Streptomyces sp. NBC_00435 genome:
- a CDS encoding YlxR family protein → MSGRTQARACPERTCVGCRERAAKSDLLRIVAIGDECVSDPRGTLPGRGAYVHPAVVCLDQAVRRRAFSRAFRSAGPLDTAGLRNALADEAGATP, encoded by the coding sequence GTGTCTGGCCGGACGCAAGCCCGCGCATGCCCCGAACGCACCTGTGTGGGGTGTCGGGAGCGAGCGGCCAAGAGCGATCTGCTGCGCATCGTGGCGATCGGTGATGAATGCGTCTCCGATCCTCGCGGTACGCTGCCCGGCCGGGGTGCCTACGTGCACCCCGCCGTGGTCTGCCTCGACCAGGCGGTCCGCCGCAGGGCGTTCTCCCGGGCCTTCAGGTCCGCAGGACCGCTCGACACGGCAGGACTGCGCAATGCCCTGGCCGATGAGGCAGGGGCGACACCGTAA
- a CDS encoding DUF503 domain-containing protein: MYVGTLSFDLLLGDVHSLKEKRSVVRPIVAELQRKFSVSAAEVGDQDLHRRARIGVALVSGDTGFLSDVLDRCERLVAARPEVELLSVRRRLHGDED, from the coding sequence ATGTACGTGGGGACTCTGTCCTTCGATCTGCTCCTCGGCGACGTTCACTCGCTGAAGGAGAAACGCTCCGTCGTCCGGCCCATCGTGGCCGAGCTCCAGCGCAAGTTCTCTGTGAGCGCGGCCGAAGTGGGCGACCAGGACCTGCACCGCAGGGCCCGTATAGGGGTCGCTCTGGTGAGTGGGGACACGGGGTTCCTCTCGGATGTACTGGACCGCTGCGAGCGGCTGGTCGCGGCACGTCCGGAAGTGGAGCTGCTGTCCGTACGACGGCGGCTCCACGGTGATGAAGACTGA
- the rimP gene encoding ribosome maturation factor RimP encodes MSTTQSDRLRALLEPLVAAKGLDLEEIETSKAGKRRMLRIVVDSEDGVELDACAELSREVSDLLDETDTMGEDEYVLEVSSPGADRPLTEHRHYIRATGRLVKFQTSDGGELIARILDVDDEGLDLEVPGVKGRKATARRIAFTDIAKARVEIEFNRKDKKEEEA; translated from the coding sequence ATGAGCACCACCCAGAGCGACAGGCTGCGCGCATTGCTGGAGCCGCTCGTCGCCGCCAAGGGCCTGGACCTCGAGGAGATCGAGACGTCCAAGGCGGGCAAGCGCCGGATGCTGCGCATCGTCGTGGACTCCGAGGACGGCGTGGAGCTGGACGCGTGCGCCGAGCTGAGCCGTGAGGTCTCGGACCTGCTGGACGAGACCGACACGATGGGCGAGGACGAGTACGTCCTCGAGGTGAGCTCCCCGGGCGCGGACCGCCCGCTGACCGAGCACCGTCACTACATCCGGGCGACCGGCCGGCTCGTGAAGTTCCAGACGTCGGACGGCGGGGAACTGATCGCCCGCATCCTCGACGTCGACGACGAGGGCCTGGACCTCGAAGTACCGGGCGTGAAGGGCCGCAAGGCGACCGCCCGCCGCATCGCATTCACCGACATCGCCAAGGCGCGTGTCGAGATCGAGTTCAACCGCAAGGACAAGAAGGAAGAGGAGGCGTAG
- the truB gene encoding tRNA pseudouridine(55) synthase TruB, with protein MSTNAGKTPDGLVIVDKPSGFTSHDVVAKMRGIAKTRRVGHAGTLDPMATGVLVLGVEKATKLLGHLALTEKEYLGTIRLGQNTLTDDAEGEITSSTDATGVTREGVDEGIAKLSGEIMQVPSKVSAIKIKGVRSYKRARDGEDFEIPARPVTVSSFQVYDMREAEAEDGTKVVDLVVSVVCSSGTYIRALARDLGADLGVGGHLTALRRTRVGPYKIDRARTLDQLQEELTVMPIADAAAAAFPRWELDARRASLLANGVRLEMPEEYEPGKAVAVYGPGGELLGLVESKGGKAKSLAVFV; from the coding sequence ATGAGCACCAACGCAGGGAAGACTCCGGACGGCCTGGTCATCGTCGACAAGCCGTCCGGCTTCACTTCGCACGACGTGGTCGCCAAGATGCGCGGGATCGCCAAGACCCGCCGCGTCGGCCACGCCGGCACGCTCGACCCGATGGCGACGGGCGTGCTGGTCCTGGGCGTCGAGAAGGCCACCAAGCTCCTCGGCCACCTCGCGCTCACGGAGAAGGAGTACCTCGGCACCATCCGGCTGGGGCAGAACACCCTGACGGACGACGCCGAGGGTGAGATCACCTCCTCGACCGATGCCACCGGGGTCACCCGGGAGGGCGTGGACGAGGGCATCGCCAAGCTGTCCGGCGAGATCATGCAGGTCCCGTCCAAGGTCAGCGCCATCAAGATCAAGGGCGTGCGCTCCTACAAGCGCGCGCGGGACGGCGAGGACTTCGAGATCCCGGCCCGGCCGGTGACCGTCTCCTCGTTCCAGGTGTACGACATGCGCGAGGCGGAGGCCGAGGACGGCACCAAGGTCGTCGACCTCGTCGTCTCCGTCGTCTGCTCCAGCGGTACGTACATCCGCGCGCTCGCCCGTGACCTGGGCGCCGACCTCGGCGTCGGCGGGCACCTCACGGCGCTCCGGCGCACGCGGGTGGGCCCGTACAAGATCGACCGGGCGCGCACCCTCGACCAGCTCCAGGAGGAGCTGACCGTCATGCCGATCGCCGACGCGGCGGCCGCCGCGTTCCCGCGTTGGGAGCTGGACGCCCGGCGGGCGTCGCTGCTGGCGAACGGGGTGCGGCTGGAAATGCCGGAGGAGTACGAGCCCGGCAAGGCGGTCGCGGTCTACGGGCCGGGCGGGGAGCTGCTCGGGCTCGTGGAGAGCAAGGGCGGCAAGGCGAAGTCGCTGGCGGTCTTCGTCTGA
- the infB gene encoding translation initiation factor IF-2, which translates to MAKVRVYELAKEFGVESKVVMAKLQELGEFVRSASSTIEAPVVRKLTDALQGPGGNAGKPAAKPGEPRKAAPAKPGAPTPGAARPAAPKPGAPAPKPVVAEAPAAAAPAPVTPAPAAGGPRPGPKAPAAPKPAPAAPVATEFSAPPAAPAAAAPARTDRPAGPGATPGPRPAQQRPERPAAQGGQSGARPGAPRPAGAAPARAERPAGPGAQAPRPQGARPAGPRPGNNPFTSGGSTGMARPQAPRPAGAPRPGAPGAGGQGAPRPQGGPGGAPRPQGQGAGRPTPGGMPRPQGGAPRPGGAPGGNRPNPGMMPQRPAAGGPGPRPGGGPGGRGPGAGGPRPGGAGGAGRPAGGGFAGRPAGPGSRPGGGGGFGGPRPGGGGFGGGPAGAGGGGRPGFGGRPGGPNARGGTQGAFGRPGGPARRGRKSKRQRRQEYEAMQAPSVGGIMLPRGHGETVRLSRGASLTDFAEKINANPASLVAVMMNLGEMVTATQSVSDETLEMLAGEMNYVVQIVSPEEEDRELLEGFDIEFGEDEGGEEFLMPRPPVVTVMGHVDHGKTRLLDAIRKTNVVAGEAGGITQHIGAYQVGTEVNGEERKITFIDTPGHEAFTAMRARGAKSTDIAILVVAANDGVMPQTIEALNHAQAAGVPIVVAVNKIDVEGADPVKVRGQLTEFGLVAEEYGGDTMFVDISAKQGLHIDSLLEAVVLTADASLDLRANPEQDAQGIAIESHLDRGRGAVATVLVQRGTLRVGDTMVVGDAYGRVRAMLDDKGNNVEEAGPATPVLVLGLTNVPGAGDNFLVVDEDRTARQIAEKRAARERNANFAKRVRRVSLEDLDSVLKAGLVQELNLIIKGDASGAVEALESSLLQLDVGEEVDIRILHRGVGAVTESDINLAMGSDAIVIGYNVRAAGRAAQMAEREGVDVRYYSVIYQAIEEIEAALKGLLKPEYEEVELGTAEVREVFRSSKLGNIAGVLIRSGEVKRNTKARLLRDGKVIAESLTISGLRRFKDDVTEIREGFEGGINLGNFNDIKIDDVIATYEMREKPRA; encoded by the coding sequence GTGGCTAAGGTCCGGGTATACGAACTCGCCAAGGAGTTCGGAGTTGAGAGCAAGGTCGTCATGGCCAAGCTCCAGGAACTCGGTGAGTTCGTCCGTTCGGCGTCCTCGACGATCGAGGCGCCGGTTGTACGCAAGTTGACCGATGCATTGCAGGGGCCGGGCGGCAACGCCGGCAAGCCCGCTGCGAAGCCGGGCGAGCCCCGCAAGGCCGCCCCCGCCAAGCCCGGGGCTCCCACCCCGGGTGCCGCACGTCCCGCGGCGCCGAAGCCCGGCGCCCCGGCCCCCAAGCCGGTCGTCGCGGAGGCCCCGGCCGCCGCAGCGCCCGCCCCGGTGACCCCGGCCCCCGCCGCAGGCGGCCCGCGTCCCGGTCCCAAGGCTCCGGCCGCCCCGAAGCCCGCTCCGGCGGCTCCCGTGGCGACCGAGTTCTCCGCGCCTCCGGCGGCTCCGGCCGCCGCGGCTCCGGCGCGCACCGACCGTCCCGCCGGTCCCGGCGCCACCCCCGGCCCGCGTCCGGCGCAGCAGCGCCCCGAGCGTCCGGCGGCCCAGGGCGGCCAGTCCGGCGCCCGTCCCGGCGCCCCGCGTCCGGCCGGTGCCGCTCCGGCGCGTGCCGAGCGTCCCGCCGGTCCCGGTGCCCAGGCTCCGCGTCCCCAGGGCGCCCGTCCGGCCGGTCCCCGTCCGGGCAACAACCCGTTCACCTCTGGTGGCTCCACCGGCATGGCGCGCCCGCAGGCGCCCCGTCCGGCCGGCGCTCCCCGTCCCGGTGCCCCCGGCGCCGGCGGCCAGGGTGCTCCCCGTCCGCAGGGCGGCCCCGGCGGCGCCCCGCGTCCGCAGGGCCAGGGCGCCGGTCGCCCGACCCCGGGCGGCATGCCCCGTCCGCAGGGCGGCGCCCCGCGTCCGGGTGGTGCCCCCGGTGGTAACCGTCCCAACCCGGGCATGATGCCGCAGCGTCCCGCTGCCGGTGGTCCCGGTCCCCGTCCCGGTGGCGGCCCCGGTGGCCGTGGTCCCGGTGCCGGCGGTCCCCGTCCCGGCGGCGCCGGTGGCGCCGGCCGTCCCGCGGGCGGCGGCTTCGCCGGTCGTCCGGCCGGTCCGGGCTCGCGTCCGGGTGGCGGTGGCGGCTTCGGCGGTCCCCGTCCCGGTGGTGGCGGCTTCGGCGGCGGTCCGGCCGGTGCCGGCGGCGGCGGTCGTCCCGGCTTCGGCGGGCGTCCCGGTGGTCCCAATGCCCGTGGTGGCACGCAGGGCGCCTTCGGCCGTCCCGGTGGTCCCGCGCGTCGTGGACGCAAGTCCAAGCGCCAGCGTCGCCAGGAGTACGAGGCCATGCAGGCCCCGTCGGTCGGCGGCATCATGCTGCCGCGTGGTCACGGCGAGACCGTTCGCCTGTCCCGCGGTGCATCCCTCACCGACTTCGCGGAGAAGATCAACGCCAACCCGGCGTCGCTCGTCGCCGTGATGATGAACCTCGGCGAGATGGTCACTGCCACGCAGTCCGTCTCCGACGAGACCCTCGAAATGCTGGCCGGCGAGATGAACTACGTCGTTCAGATCGTCAGCCCGGAGGAAGAGGACCGCGAGCTCCTCGAGGGCTTCGACATCGAGTTCGGCGAGGACGAGGGCGGCGAGGAATTCCTCATGCCGCGTCCGCCGGTCGTGACCGTCATGGGTCACGTCGACCACGGTAAGACCCGACTGCTCGACGCCATCCGCAAGACGAACGTCGTTGCGGGCGAGGCCGGTGGCATCACCCAGCACATCGGTGCCTACCAGGTGGGCACCGAGGTCAACGGTGAAGAGCGCAAGATCACCTTCATCGACACCCCCGGTCACGAGGCGTTCACCGCCATGCGTGCCCGTGGTGCCAAGTCGACCGACATCGCGATCCTCGTGGTCGCGGCCAACGACGGCGTGATGCCGCAGACGATCGAGGCGCTCAACCACGCCCAGGCCGCCGGCGTCCCGATCGTCGTCGCGGTCAACAAGATCGACGTCGAGGGTGCCGACCCGGTCAAGGTGCGCGGTCAGCTCACCGAGTTCGGTCTGGTCGCCGAGGAGTACGGCGGCGACACGATGTTCGTCGACATCTCCGCCAAGCAGGGTCTGCACATCGACTCCCTGCTCGAGGCCGTCGTCCTCACCGCCGACGCCTCGCTCGACCTGCGCGCCAACCCGGAGCAGGACGCTCAGGGTATTGCGATCGAGTCCCACCTCGACCGCGGCCGCGGTGCCGTCGCCACCGTCCTCGTCCAGCGCGGTACCCTCCGCGTCGGCGACACGATGGTCGTGGGCGACGCCTACGGCCGCGTGCGCGCCATGCTCGACGACAAGGGCAACAACGTCGAGGAAGCGGGTCCCGCGACCCCCGTCCTGGTCCTGGGTCTCACCAACGTCCCCGGCGCCGGCGACAACTTCCTCGTCGTCGACGAGGACCGCACCGCCCGTCAGATCGCCGAGAAGCGTGCTGCGCGTGAGCGCAACGCCAACTTCGCCAAGCGCGTCCGCCGGGTGTCCCTGGAAGACCTCGACTCGGTTCTCAAGGCCGGTCTGGTCCAGGAACTCAACCTCATCATCAAGGGCGACGCGTCCGGTGCGGTCGAGGCTCTCGAGTCCTCGCTGCTCCAGCTCGACGTCGGCGAAGAGGTCGACATCCGCATCCTGCACCGCGGTGTGGGTGCGGTCACCGAGTCCGACATCAACCTGGCGATGGGCTCCGACGCCATCGTCATCGGCTACAACGTCCGTGCGGCCGGCCGTGCCGCGCAGATGGCGGAGCGCGAGGGTGTCGACGTCCGCTACTACTCGGTGATCTACCAGGCCATCGAGGAGATCGAGGCGGCTCTCAAGGGCCTGCTCAAGCCGGAGTACGAAGAGGTCGAGCTCGGTACGGCGGAGGTCCGCGAGGTCTTCCGCTCGTCCAAGCTGGGCAACATCGCCGGTGTCCTCATCCGGTCCGGCGAGGTCAAGCGCAACACCAAGGCGCGGCTCCTGCGCGATGGCAAGGTCATCGCCGAGAGCCTCACCATCTCCGGTCTGCGCCGCTTCAAGGACGACGTCACCGAGATCCGCGAAGGCTTCGAGGGCGGTATCAACCTCGGCAACTTCAACGACATCAAGATCGACGACGTCATCGCGACGTACGAGATGCGCGAGAAGCCCCGCGCGTAA
- a CDS encoding ferritin-like domain-containing protein produces MTPEPSPAGRILEAAQSALAAEHAAAYGYGVIGARAAAARSAEAREAYAGHLARRDALARTVRDLGGSPRPSEAAYTLPFAVRTPADAERLAAGIEDRVAGAYSDLVRVAEGQLRREAADALSAAAVRAARWRGVGVAFPGLTERADAPRN; encoded by the coding sequence GTGACCCCCGAACCGTCCCCCGCCGGCCGGATCCTGGAGGCCGCCCAGTCCGCGCTCGCCGCCGAGCACGCGGCCGCGTACGGCTACGGCGTGATCGGCGCCCGGGCCGCGGCCGCCCGTTCCGCGGAGGCTCGCGAGGCCTACGCCGGCCACCTCGCGCGCCGTGACGCGCTGGCCCGCACCGTGCGTGACCTGGGCGGTTCCCCCCGCCCGTCGGAGGCCGCGTACACCCTGCCGTTCGCCGTGCGCACGCCCGCCGACGCCGAGCGGCTGGCCGCCGGGATCGAGGACCGGGTGGCCGGCGCGTACTCCGATCTGGTGCGCGTCGCCGAGGGGCAGCTGCGCCGTGAGGCGGCCGACGCACTGAGCGCCGCGGCCGTGCGCGCGGCACGGTGGCGTGGTGTCGGCGTAGCCTTCCCTGGGCTCACGGAACGCGCGGACGCACCGCGGAACTAG
- the rbfA gene encoding 30S ribosome-binding factor RbfA, which produces MADNARAKKLADLIREVVAEKLQRGVKDPRLGTHVTITDTRVTGDLREATVFYTVYGDDEDRASAAAGLESAKGVLRSAVGRAAGTKFTPTLTFVADALPENAKTIEDLLEKARTSDAQVREVSSGAQYAGDADPYKKPDEDEDEDAAAE; this is translated from the coding sequence GTGGCCGACAATGCGCGGGCGAAGAAGCTGGCGGACCTCATCCGGGAGGTGGTGGCCGAGAAGCTGCAGCGCGGTGTCAAGGACCCCCGCCTCGGTACGCACGTGACCATCACGGACACCCGGGTCACCGGCGATCTGCGGGAGGCCACGGTCTTCTACACGGTCTACGGCGACGACGAGGACCGGGCCAGTGCGGCAGCGGGCCTGGAGAGTGCCAAGGGCGTACTGCGCTCCGCGGTCGGCCGGGCGGCGGGCACCAAGTTCACGCCCACCCTGACCTTCGTGGCGGACGCCCTCCCGGAGAACGCCAAGACCATCGAGGACCTCCTCGAGAAGGCGCGCACCTCCGACGCCCAGGTCCGCGAGGTGTCCTCCGGGGCCCAGTACGCCGGCGACGCCGATCCGTACAAGAAGCCCGATGAGGACGAGGACGAGGACGCAGCCGCGGAATGA
- the nusA gene encoding transcription termination factor NusA, which translates to MDIDMSALRGLVREKEISFDLLVEAIESALLIAYHRTEGSFRRARVVLDRTNGHVIVWATEDPRDLEEGQEAKEFDDTPSDFGRIAATTAKQVILQRLRDAEDDLTFGEFLGREGDVITGVVQQGKDPKNVLIDIGKLEAILPVQEQVPGEEYTHGLRIKAYVVRVAKGVRGPSVTLSRTHPNLVKKLFALEVPEIADGSVEICAIAREAGHRSKIAVRAHRSGLNPKGACIGPMGSRVRNVMAELHGEKIDIVDWSDDPAEMVANALSPARVSKVEVVDWDTRSARVTVPDYQLSLAIGKEGQNARLAARLTGWRIDIRPDTEQPSDGDDQGRGEHRDDRGDDRRDDRRDDRRGE; encoded by the coding sequence GTGGACATCGACATGAGTGCCCTACGGGGTCTGGTCCGGGAGAAGGAGATTTCCTTCGACCTGCTCGTCGAAGCGATCGAGTCGGCCCTCCTCATCGCGTACCACCGCACCGAGGGAAGCTTCCGGCGCGCACGCGTCGTGCTCGACCGCACCAACGGTCACGTGATCGTGTGGGCGACCGAGGACCCGAGGGACCTGGAAGAGGGCCAGGAGGCCAAGGAGTTCGACGACACCCCGTCGGACTTCGGCCGCATCGCCGCGACGACCGCCAAGCAGGTGATCCTGCAGCGTCTGCGCGACGCCGAGGACGACCTGACCTTCGGCGAGTTCCTGGGCCGCGAGGGTGATGTCATCACCGGCGTGGTGCAGCAGGGCAAGGACCCGAAGAACGTCCTCATCGACATCGGCAAGCTGGAAGCCATCCTGCCGGTGCAGGAGCAGGTGCCCGGTGAGGAGTACACGCACGGACTGCGCATCAAGGCGTACGTCGTGCGGGTGGCGAAGGGTGTCCGCGGTCCGTCCGTGACCCTGTCGCGCACGCACCCGAACCTGGTGAAGAAGCTGTTCGCGCTCGAGGTCCCGGAGATCGCCGACGGCAGCGTCGAGATCTGCGCGATCGCCCGTGAGGCCGGTCACCGTTCCAAGATCGCCGTCCGGGCCCACCGCTCCGGCCTCAACCCGAAGGGTGCCTGCATCGGCCCGATGGGCAGCCGCGTGCGCAACGTGATGGCCGAGCTGCACGGCGAGAAGATCGACATCGTCGACTGGTCGGACGACCCGGCGGAGATGGTCGCGAACGCGCTGTCACCCGCCCGGGTGAGCAAGGTCGAGGTCGTCGACTGGGACACCCGCTCCGCGCGGGTGACCGTGCCCGACTACCAGCTGTCGCTGGCGATCGGCAAGGAGGGCCAGAACGCCCGCCTCGCCGCGCGCCTCACCGGCTGGCGCATCGACATCCGTCCCGACACCGAGCAGCCGTCGGACGGGGACGACCAGGGCCGCGGCGAGCATCGTGACGACCGCGGTGACGACCGGCGTGACGACCGTCGCGACGACCGTCGCGGGGAATAA